A region from the Rufibacter sp. DG15C genome encodes:
- a CDS encoding SRPBCC family protein has translation METKDKPTLTVETTVQQPVEKVWELWATPEHITQWNFAHESWQCPAATNDLQRGGRFVWRMEARDGSVGFDYAGTYEQVVPHKSIVLKLDDGRQVRITFDSLGDQTKVTEVFEVEDVNTIELQRNGWQAILDNFKKHAESQK, from the coding sequence ATGGAAACGAAAGACAAGCCCACCCTTACCGTAGAGACCACTGTTCAACAACCGGTAGAAAAAGTATGGGAGCTGTGGGCAACACCAGAACATATTACCCAATGGAATTTCGCGCATGAATCATGGCAGTGTCCTGCCGCAACCAATGACCTGCAACGCGGCGGTCGGTTTGTGTGGCGCATGGAAGCCAGGGACGGAAGCGTGGGTTTTGACTATGCTGGTACCTATGAGCAGGTAGTCCCTCACAAAAGCATTGTGCTCAAGTTGGACGACGGCCGTCAGGTACGCATCACATTTGACAGCTTAGGGGACCAGACCAAAGTCACCGAAGTGTTTGAGGTAGAAGACGTGAACACCATTGAACTGCAAAGAAACGGCTGGCAAGCCATCTTGGATAATTTTAAAAAGCATGCCGAGTCGCAGAAGTAA
- a CDS encoding nitronate monooxygenase family protein: MNNRITELLNIEYPIVQAGMIWCSGWELASAVSNAGGLGLIGAGSMYPDILREHIQKCKAATDKPFGVNVPLLYPDLEQHFQIIMEEKVPVVVTSAGNPKTWTKLLQDNGAKVIHVVSNVKFAKKCEEAGVDAIVAEGFEAGGHNGREETTTFCLIPMVRAAVNLPLIAAGGIATGAGIFGAFALGADGAQVGSRFVASLESSAHQSFKDMVVNAQEGDTELSLKQLTPVRLLKNKFYQDVKLAESRGASTQELAELLGSRRAKRGMYEGDLEEGELEIGQAAAIVDRIQPAGEIVQEMWQEFLDAKKKFCNEW, encoded by the coding sequence ATGAACAATAGAATTACCGAACTCCTTAACATAGAATACCCCATTGTACAGGCCGGCATGATTTGGTGCAGCGGCTGGGAATTGGCCTCGGCGGTGAGCAATGCTGGTGGGTTGGGCCTCATTGGCGCCGGCTCCATGTACCCAGATATTTTGCGCGAACACATCCAGAAATGCAAGGCGGCCACGGACAAACCCTTTGGCGTGAACGTGCCCTTGTTGTACCCAGACTTGGAGCAGCATTTCCAGATTATCATGGAGGAGAAAGTGCCGGTAGTGGTGACCTCGGCGGGTAACCCGAAGACTTGGACCAAGCTATTGCAGGACAACGGCGCAAAAGTGATCCACGTGGTGAGCAACGTCAAGTTCGCGAAGAAGTGTGAGGAAGCTGGCGTTGATGCTATTGTGGCCGAGGGTTTTGAGGCTGGCGGTCATAATGGACGCGAGGAAACCACTACGTTCTGCTTGATTCCCATGGTGCGTGCCGCGGTGAACCTGCCTTTGATTGCCGCTGGCGGAATCGCCACCGGAGCAGGCATCTTCGGGGCGTTTGCTTTGGGCGCCGACGGGGCGCAGGTAGGTAGCCGCTTTGTAGCCAGCCTAGAATCCAGCGCTCACCAGAGTTTTAAAGACATGGTGGTGAACGCACAGGAAGGAGACACAGAACTGTCTCTGAAACAGCTCACGCCCGTACGCCTGCTCAAAAACAAGTTCTACCAGGACGTAAAGTTAGCCGAGTCAAGAGGTGCCAGCACCCAGGAACTAGCCGAACTGCTGGGCTCCAGGCGTGCCAAGCGCGGCATGTATGAAGGCGATTTGGAGGAAGGCGAACTGGAGATTGGTCAGGCCGCTGCCATTGTGGACCGCATTCAACCTGCCGGCGAGATTGTGCAGGAAATGTGGCAGGAGTTTCTAGATGCCAAGAAGAAGTTTTGCAATGAATGGTAA
- a CDS encoding Crp/Fnr family transcriptional regulator, translated as MAQDLILIALHQHVSLTPEEEEAFLAICEAKEAKKKEFLLRTGEQNHYLYFVQSGCLRSFIIDQSGKEVNLEFAVERYWISDVAFHKPALLSIQALEATQYVQINVNAFEALTQQHPVFNLFYRKLLQNGYFAFKKRMLSGMTQTAAENYRDFLLKFPDLSQRIPQYHIASYLGITPEFFSTIKSEGLDLYQQAIS; from the coding sequence TTGGCACAAGACCTTATTCTAATCGCCTTGCACCAGCATGTCTCCCTCACGCCAGAGGAAGAGGAGGCTTTTCTGGCTATCTGTGAGGCCAAGGAGGCGAAGAAGAAGGAGTTTCTGTTGCGCACCGGGGAACAGAACCACTACCTGTATTTTGTGCAGAGCGGCTGTCTGCGGTCGTTTATCATTGACCAGAGCGGCAAAGAGGTGAACTTGGAGTTTGCCGTGGAGCGGTACTGGATAAGTGATGTGGCCTTCCATAAACCGGCGTTGCTTTCCATTCAAGCCTTGGAGGCCACGCAGTACGTACAAATCAACGTGAATGCCTTTGAGGCCCTCACGCAACAACATCCCGTTTTTAACCTGTTTTACCGGAAACTGCTCCAAAACGGCTACTTCGCGTTTAAGAAGCGCATGCTGTCGGGCATGACCCAGACCGCCGCCGAAAATTACCGCGATTTCCTCCTCAAGTTCCCTGACCTGAGCCAGCGTATTCCGCAGTACCACATCGCTTCTTATCTGGGCATCACACCCGAGTTCTTCAGCACCATCAAGTCTGAAGGGCTGGACCTCTACCAGCAGGCCATTTCTTAA